From one Streptomyces spiramyceticus genomic stretch:
- a CDS encoding ATP-binding protein translates to MMGDMAGLDGVEQPRPRGSATAARWSPAVEDEQAFKALELFGNPTDEEVRLPSRPESAATARRLTHCVVLRQWGLSPQTAEHAVLLVSELVGNAVRHTGARVFGLRMLRRRGWMRIEVRDPSRGLPCLMPVHEMDTSGRGLFLVDKLSDRWGVDLLPRGKTTWFEMRVSERTAEH, encoded by the coding sequence ATGATGGGGGACATGGCGGGGCTGGATGGTGTGGAACAGCCGCGGCCGCGCGGGAGCGCGACCGCCGCGCGATGGTCACCGGCCGTCGAGGACGAACAAGCGTTCAAGGCGCTGGAGTTGTTCGGAAATCCGACGGATGAAGAAGTCCGGCTGCCCTCCCGCCCCGAGTCCGCCGCCACCGCCCGTCGGCTCACGCATTGCGTGGTGCTCCGCCAGTGGGGTCTCTCCCCGCAGACCGCCGAGCACGCCGTGCTGCTCGTGTCGGAGCTCGTCGGCAACGCCGTGCGGCACACCGGCGCCCGCGTCTTCGGGCTGCGCATGCTGAGGCGGAGGGGCTGGATGAGGATCGAGGTGCGCGATCCCTCGCGGGGCCTGCCCTGTCTGATGCCCGTACATGAAATGGACACCAGCGGCCGCGGGCTCTTCCTCGTCGACAAACTGTCCGACCGGTGGGGTGTGGACCTGCTCCCGCGCGGCAAGACGACGTGGTTCGAGATGCGCGTGTCGGAGCGCACCGCCGAGCATTGA